A genomic region of Mus musculus strain C57BL/6J chromosome 7, GRCm38.p6 C57BL/6J contains the following coding sequences:
- the Nlrp9c gene encoding NACHT, LRR and PYD domains-containing protein 9C isoform X2 — MVDSSSYGLLQYFQKLSDEEFQRFKELLQKEQEKFKLKPLSWTKIKNTSKEDLVTQLYTHYPRQVWDMVLNLFLQVNRKDLSTMAQIERRDKQNKYKEFMKNLFQYIWTSETNTYMPDRSYNTIIDRQYKALLDIFDSESDPATAVVLGTRGKGKTVFLRKAMLDWASGVLLQNRFQYVFFFSVFSLNNTTELSLAELISSKLPECSETLDDILSNPKRILFVLDGFDYLKFDLELRTNLCNDWRKRLPTQNVLSSLLQKIMLPECSLLLELGESSCSKIIPLLQNPREIIMSGLSEQSIYFYCVSFFKIQLGVEVFKDLKKNEPLFTLCSNPSMLWMICSSLMWGHYSREEVISSSESTSAIHTIFIMSAFKSIFGLGSSKYKRFKLKTLCTLAVEGMWKQVYVFDSEDLRRNKISESDKTVWLKMKFLQIQGNNIMFYHSTLQWYFATLFYFLKQDKDTYHPVIGSLPQLLGEIYAHKQNQWTHAQTFFFGIATKHVITLLKPCFGNISFKTIRQEIIRYLKSLSQPECNEKLVHPKKLFFCLIENQEERFVSQVMNLFEEITVDISDSDDLGAAEYSLLRASKLKNLHLHIQKKVFSEIHDPEYGSLENFKLDQKCSFMTNFGDGSLFCTFLQIPQLKYLNLYGTDLSNDVVEMLCSALKCSTCRVEELLLGKCDISSEACGIMATFLINSKVKHLSLVENPLKNKGVMFLCKMLKDPSCVLESLMLSYCCLTFIACGHLYEALLSNKHLSLLDLGSNFLEDIGVNLLCEALKYPNCTLKELWLPGCYLTSECCEEISAVLTCNKNLKTLKLGNNNIQDTGVKRLCEALCHPKCKVQCLGLDMCELSNDCCEDLALALITCNTLKSLNLDWNALHHSGLVMLCEALNHKKCKLNMLGLDKSSFSEESQTFLQAVEKKNNNLNVLHFPWVEDELKKRGVRLVWNSKN, encoded by the exons ATGGTTGACTCATCTAGCTATGGCTTGCTGCAGTATTTTCAAAAACTCAGTGATGAAGAGTTCCAGAGATTTAAAGAGCTTCTccagaaagagcaagagaaattTAAACTCAAACCACTCTCCTGGACTAAGATTAAGAACACTTCCAAAGAAGACCTGGTAACGCAATTGTACACACATTATCCAAGACAGGTATGGGATATGGTGTTGAACCTGTTTCTACAGGTCAATAGGAAAGACCTCTCAACCATGGCTCAGATAGAAAGGAGAG ataaacaaaataaatacaaagagttTATGAAGAATTTATTTCAATACATATGGACATCTGAGACCAACACTTATATGCCTGATAGAAGCTACAACACCATTATAGATCGTCAATACAAAGCATTACTGGACATATTTGATTCTGAGTCAGACCCAGCTACTGCAGTTGTATTAGGTactagaggaaaaggaaaaacagtttttttaagaaaagcaatGTTGGATTGGGCATCAGGAGTTTTACTGCAGAACCGGTTTCAgtatgttttcttcttctctgtcttctcactTAACAATACCACAGAGTTAAGCTTAGCTGAGCTTATCTCAAGTAAATTGCCTGAGTGTTCTGAGACACTGGATGACATTTTATCCAATCCAAAGAGAATCTTGTTTGTTCTGGATGGATTTGATTACCTGAAATTTGACTTGGAACTCAGGACAAACTTGTGCAATGATTGGAGGAAGAGGCTGCCAACACAAAATGTTTTGAGCAGTTTGCTACAGAAAATAATGCTCCCAGagtgctctctgcttcttgaattGGGAGAGTCAAGTTGTTCAAAAATTATTCCTTTGCTGCAGAATCCTAGGGAGATCATTATGTCAGGATTATCTGAACAGTCTATATATTTCTACTGTGTGTCCTTCTTCAAAATTCAGTTGGGTGTAGAAGTCTTTAAGGATTTAAAGAAAAACGAACCATTGTTTACTTTATGCAGCAATCCTAGTATGTTGTGGATGATCTGTAGTTCTTTAATGTGGGGGCATTATTCGAGAGAGGAAGTAATCTCTTCCAGTGAATCAACATCAGCTATCCACACGATATTTATCATGAGTGCATTCAAATCAATATTTGGCTTGGGCTCATCTAAATACAAGAGGTTCAAATTAAAGACCCTGTGCACCTTGGCTGTAGAGGGAATGTGGAAACAGGTATATGTGTTTGACTCTGAGGACCTCAGGAGGAATAAGATATCTGAATCTGATAAGACAGTGtggctgaaaatgaaatttctgcAAATTCAAGGTAACAACATTATGTTTTACCATTCTACACTACAGTGGTACTTTGCTACCCTGTTCTATTTTCTCAAACAGGACAAAGACACATATCACCCAGTTATTGGAAGCCTACCTCAACTTTTAGGAGAAATATATGCTCATAAACAGAACCAATGGACCCATGCACAGACATTTTTCTTTGGAATTGCCACTAAACATGTGATCACTTTGCTTAAACCATGCTTTGGCAATATATCATTCAAAACAATAAGACAGGAAATCATTAGATACCTTAAAAGTCTCAGTCAACCAGAGTGTAATGAGAAACTGGTGCATCCCAAGAAGTTGTTCTTCTGTCTAATTGAAAACCAGGAGGAAAGATTTGTAAGTCAAGTGATGAATCTATTTGAAGAAATTACTGTTGATATTAGTGATAGTGATGATTTGGGAGCAGCTGAATACAGTCTGCTGCGAGCCTCAAAATTGAAAAACCTTCACCTGCATATACAAAAGAAAGTTTTTTCAGAAATCCATGATCCCGAATATGGTAGCTTAGAAAACTTTAAACTGGACCAAAA GTGTTCCTTCATGACTAACTTTGGAGATGGTTCATTATTTTGCACATTTCTTCAGATACCACAACTGAAATACCTGAACCTGTATGGCACTGATCTCTCTAATGATGTGGTTGAGATGCTGTGCTCAGCTCTGAAATGTTCAACATGTCGAGTGGAGGAGCTGTT GTTGGGAAAATGTGACATATCAAGTGAGGCTTGTGGCATAATGGCAACTTTCCTTATCAACTCTAAGGTGAAACATCTCTCATTGGTTGAAAATCCCTTGAAGAACAAAGGAGTGATGTTTCTGTGTAAAATGCTGAAGGACCCAAGCTGTGTTCTGGAATCACTGAT GTTGTCTTACTGCTGTCTCACATTCATTGCCTGTGGACATCTCTATGAAGCTCTTTTAAGCAACAAACACCTCTCTCTCCTTGATCTGGGATCAAATTTCCTGGAAGATATTGGAGTGAACCTTCTGTGTGAAGCTTTGAAATATCCAAACTGCACCCTCAAGGAGTTATG GTTGCCTGGTTGCTATTTAACTTCAGAATGCTGTGAAGAGATCTCGGCTGTCCTGACTTGCAATAAAAATCTAAAGACCCTGAAACTTGGCAACAATAACATACAAGACACTGGTGTCAAACGGTTATGTGAAGCTCTGTGTCATCCTAAATGTAAAGTGCAGTgtcttgg GTTAGACATGTGTGAGCTCAGCAATGACTGTTGTGAAGACCTGGCATTGGCTCTTATCACTTGCAACACATTGAAGAGCTTAAATCTGGACTGGAATGCCTTGCATCACTCTGGGCTGGTGATGCTCTGTGAGGCTCTGAACCACaaaaagtgtaaactgaatatgCTTGG ACTGGACAAATCttcattttctgaggaatcacagaCATTTCTGCAAGctgtggaaaagaaaaataacaatctGAATGTTTTGCATTTTCCCTGGGTTGAAGATGAACTCAAAAAGAGGGGGGTTCGTCTGGTATGGAACAGCAAGAATTGA
- the Nlrp9c gene encoding NACHT, LRR and PYD domains-containing protein 9C, with protein sequence MVDSSSYGLLQYFQKLSDEEFQRFKELLQKEQEKFKLKPLSWTKIKNTSKEDLVTQLYTHYPRQVWDMVLNLFLQVNRKDLSTMAQIERRDKQNKYKEFMKNLFQYIWTSETNTYMPDRSYNTIIDRQYKALLDIFDSESDPATAVVLGTRGKGKTVFLRKAMLDWASGVLLQNRFQYVFFFSVFSLNNTTELSLAELISSKLPECSETLDDILSNPKRILFVLDGFDYLKFDLELRTNLCNDWRKRLPTQNVLSSLLQKIMLPECSLLLELGESSCSKIIPLLQNPREIIMSGLSEQSIYFYCVSFFKIQLGVEVFKDLKKNEPLFTLCSNPSMLWMICSSLMWGHYSREEVISSSESTSAIHTIFIMSAFKSIFGLGSSKYKRFKLKTLCTLAVEGMWKQVYVFDSEDLRRNKISESDKTVWLKMKFLQIQGNNIMFYHSTLQWYFATLFYFLKQDKDTYHPVIGSLPQLLGEIYAHKQNQWTHAQTFFFGIATKHVITLLKPCFGNISFKTIRQEIIRYLKSLSQPECNEKLVHPKKLFFCLIENQEERFVSQVMNLFEEITVDISDSDDLGAAEYSLLRASKLKNLHLHIQKKVFSEIHDPEYGSLENFKLDQKFSAINWTMLSILFCNLHVLDLGSCHFNKKVIEVLCNSLSPTPNMPLTVFKLQRLLCSFMTNFGDGSLFCTFLQIPQLKYLNLYGTDLSNDVVEMLCSALKCSTCRVEELLLGKCDISSEACGIMATFLINSKVKHLSLVENPLKNKGVMFLCKMLKDPSCVLESLMLSYCCLTFIACGHLYEALLSNKHLSLLDLGSNFLEDIGVNLLCEALKYPNCTLKELWLPGCYLTSECCEEISAVLTCNKNLKTLKLGNNNIQDTGVKRLCEALCHPKCKVQCLGLDMCELSNDCCEDLALALITCNTLKSLNLDWNALHHSGLVMLCEALNHKKCKLNMLGLDKSSFSEESQTFLQAVEKKNNNLNVLHFPWVEDELKKRGVRLVWNSKN encoded by the exons ATGGTTGACTCATCTAGCTATGGCTTGCTGCAGTATTTTCAAAAACTCAGTGATGAAGAGTTCCAGAGATTTAAAGAGCTTCTccagaaagagcaagagaaattTAAACTCAAACCACTCTCCTGGACTAAGATTAAGAACACTTCCAAAGAAGACCTGGTAACGCAATTGTACACACATTATCCAAGACAGGTATGGGATATGGTGTTGAACCTGTTTCTACAGGTCAATAGGAAAGACCTCTCAACCATGGCTCAGATAGAAAGGAGAG ataaacaaaataaatacaaagagttTATGAAGAATTTATTTCAATACATATGGACATCTGAGACCAACACTTATATGCCTGATAGAAGCTACAACACCATTATAGATCGTCAATACAAAGCATTACTGGACATATTTGATTCTGAGTCAGACCCAGCTACTGCAGTTGTATTAGGTactagaggaaaaggaaaaacagtttttttaagaaaagcaatGTTGGATTGGGCATCAGGAGTTTTACTGCAGAACCGGTTTCAgtatgttttcttcttctctgtcttctcactTAACAATACCACAGAGTTAAGCTTAGCTGAGCTTATCTCAAGTAAATTGCCTGAGTGTTCTGAGACACTGGATGACATTTTATCCAATCCAAAGAGAATCTTGTTTGTTCTGGATGGATTTGATTACCTGAAATTTGACTTGGAACTCAGGACAAACTTGTGCAATGATTGGAGGAAGAGGCTGCCAACACAAAATGTTTTGAGCAGTTTGCTACAGAAAATAATGCTCCCAGagtgctctctgcttcttgaattGGGAGAGTCAAGTTGTTCAAAAATTATTCCTTTGCTGCAGAATCCTAGGGAGATCATTATGTCAGGATTATCTGAACAGTCTATATATTTCTACTGTGTGTCCTTCTTCAAAATTCAGTTGGGTGTAGAAGTCTTTAAGGATTTAAAGAAAAACGAACCATTGTTTACTTTATGCAGCAATCCTAGTATGTTGTGGATGATCTGTAGTTCTTTAATGTGGGGGCATTATTCGAGAGAGGAAGTAATCTCTTCCAGTGAATCAACATCAGCTATCCACACGATATTTATCATGAGTGCATTCAAATCAATATTTGGCTTGGGCTCATCTAAATACAAGAGGTTCAAATTAAAGACCCTGTGCACCTTGGCTGTAGAGGGAATGTGGAAACAGGTATATGTGTTTGACTCTGAGGACCTCAGGAGGAATAAGATATCTGAATCTGATAAGACAGTGtggctgaaaatgaaatttctgcAAATTCAAGGTAACAACATTATGTTTTACCATTCTACACTACAGTGGTACTTTGCTACCCTGTTCTATTTTCTCAAACAGGACAAAGACACATATCACCCAGTTATTGGAAGCCTACCTCAACTTTTAGGAGAAATATATGCTCATAAACAGAACCAATGGACCCATGCACAGACATTTTTCTTTGGAATTGCCACTAAACATGTGATCACTTTGCTTAAACCATGCTTTGGCAATATATCATTCAAAACAATAAGACAGGAAATCATTAGATACCTTAAAAGTCTCAGTCAACCAGAGTGTAATGAGAAACTGGTGCATCCCAAGAAGTTGTTCTTCTGTCTAATTGAAAACCAGGAGGAAAGATTTGTAAGTCAAGTGATGAATCTATTTGAAGAAATTACTGTTGATATTAGTGATAGTGATGATTTGGGAGCAGCTGAATACAGTCTGCTGCGAGCCTCAAAATTGAAAAACCTTCACCTGCATATACAAAAGAAAGTTTTTTCAGAAATCCATGATCCCGAATATGGTAGCTTAGAAAACTTTAAACTGGACCAAAA ATTTTCAGCCATCAATTGGACTATGTTATCCATTCTTTTCTGTAACTTACATGTGTTGGATCTGGGCAGCTGTCATTTCAATAAAAAGGTCATAGAGGTCCTCTGTAATTCTTTGTCTCCAACTCCTAATATGCCTCTGACTGTTTTTAAGCTCCAAAGATTGTT GTGTTCCTTCATGACTAACTTTGGAGATGGTTCATTATTTTGCACATTTCTTCAGATACCACAACTGAAATACCTGAACCTGTATGGCACTGATCTCTCTAATGATGTGGTTGAGATGCTGTGCTCAGCTCTGAAATGTTCAACATGTCGAGTGGAGGAGCTGTT GTTGGGAAAATGTGACATATCAAGTGAGGCTTGTGGCATAATGGCAACTTTCCTTATCAACTCTAAGGTGAAACATCTCTCATTGGTTGAAAATCCCTTGAAGAACAAAGGAGTGATGTTTCTGTGTAAAATGCTGAAGGACCCAAGCTGTGTTCTGGAATCACTGAT GTTGTCTTACTGCTGTCTCACATTCATTGCCTGTGGACATCTCTATGAAGCTCTTTTAAGCAACAAACACCTCTCTCTCCTTGATCTGGGATCAAATTTCCTGGAAGATATTGGAGTGAACCTTCTGTGTGAAGCTTTGAAATATCCAAACTGCACCCTCAAGGAGTTATG GTTGCCTGGTTGCTATTTAACTTCAGAATGCTGTGAAGAGATCTCGGCTGTCCTGACTTGCAATAAAAATCTAAAGACCCTGAAACTTGGCAACAATAACATACAAGACACTGGTGTCAAACGGTTATGTGAAGCTCTGTGTCATCCTAAATGTAAAGTGCAGTgtcttgg GTTAGACATGTGTGAGCTCAGCAATGACTGTTGTGAAGACCTGGCATTGGCTCTTATCACTTGCAACACATTGAAGAGCTTAAATCTGGACTGGAATGCCTTGCATCACTCTGGGCTGGTGATGCTCTGTGAGGCTCTGAACCACaaaaagtgtaaactgaatatgCTTGG ACTGGACAAATCttcattttctgaggaatcacagaCATTTCTGCAAGctgtggaaaagaaaaataacaatctGAATGTTTTGCATTTTCCCTGGGTTGAAGATGAACTCAAAAAGAGGGGGGTTCGTCTGGTATGGAACAGCAAGAATTGA
- the Nlrp9c gene encoding NACHT, LRR and PYD domains-containing protein 9C isoform X1 — MVDSSSYGLLQYFQKLSDEEFQRFKELLQKEQEKFKLKPLSWTKIKNTSKEDLVTQLYTHYPRQVWDMVLNLFLQVNRKDLSTMAQIERRDKQNKYKEFMKNLFQYIWTSETNTYMPDRSYNTIIDRQYKALLDIFDSESDPATAVVLGTRGKGKTVFLRKAMLDWASGVLLQNRFQYVFFFSVFSLNNTTELSLAELISSKLPECSETLDDILSNPKRILFVLDGFDYLKFDLELRTNLCNDWRKRLPTQNVLSSLLQKIMLPECSLLLELGESSCSKIIPLLQNPREIIMSGLSEQSIYFYCVSFFKIQLGVEVFKDLKKNEPLFTLCSNPSMLWMICSSLMWGHYSREEVISSSESTSAIHTIFIMSAFKSIFGLGSSKYKRFKLKTLCTLAVEGMWKQVYVFDSEDLRRNKISESDKTVWLKMKFLQIQGNNIMFYHSTLQWYFATLFYFLKQDKDTYHPVIGSLPQLLGEIYAHKQNQWTHAQTFFFGIATKHVITLLKPCFGNISFKTIRQEIIRYLKSLSQPECNEKLVHPKKLFFCLIENQEERFVSQVMNLFEEITVDISDSDDLGAAEYSLLRASKLKNLHLHIQKKVFSEIHDPEYGKNNDVLSHCRFSAINWTMLSILFCNLHVLDLGSCHFNKKVIEVLCNSLSPTPNMPLTVFKLQRLLCSFMTNFGDGSLFCTFLQIPQLKYLNLYGTDLSNDVVEMLCSALKCSTCRVEELLLGKCDISSEACGIMATFLINSKVKHLSLVENPLKNKGVMFLCKMLKDPSCVLESLMLSYCCLTFIACGHLYEALLSNKHLSLLDLGSNFLEDIGVNLLCEALKYPNCTLKELWLPGCYLTSECCEEISAVLTCNKNLKTLKLGNNNIQDTGVKRLCEALCHPKCKVQCLGLDMCELSNDCCEDLALALITCNTLKSLNLDWNALHHSGLVMLCEALNHKKCKLNMLGLDKSSFSEESQTFLQAVEKKNNNLNVLHFPWVEDELKKRGVRLVWNSKN; from the exons ATGGTTGACTCATCTAGCTATGGCTTGCTGCAGTATTTTCAAAAACTCAGTGATGAAGAGTTCCAGAGATTTAAAGAGCTTCTccagaaagagcaagagaaattTAAACTCAAACCACTCTCCTGGACTAAGATTAAGAACACTTCCAAAGAAGACCTGGTAACGCAATTGTACACACATTATCCAAGACAGGTATGGGATATGGTGTTGAACCTGTTTCTACAGGTCAATAGGAAAGACCTCTCAACCATGGCTCAGATAGAAAGGAGAG ataaacaaaataaatacaaagagttTATGAAGAATTTATTTCAATACATATGGACATCTGAGACCAACACTTATATGCCTGATAGAAGCTACAACACCATTATAGATCGTCAATACAAAGCATTACTGGACATATTTGATTCTGAGTCAGACCCAGCTACTGCAGTTGTATTAGGTactagaggaaaaggaaaaacagtttttttaagaaaagcaatGTTGGATTGGGCATCAGGAGTTTTACTGCAGAACCGGTTTCAgtatgttttcttcttctctgtcttctcactTAACAATACCACAGAGTTAAGCTTAGCTGAGCTTATCTCAAGTAAATTGCCTGAGTGTTCTGAGACACTGGATGACATTTTATCCAATCCAAAGAGAATCTTGTTTGTTCTGGATGGATTTGATTACCTGAAATTTGACTTGGAACTCAGGACAAACTTGTGCAATGATTGGAGGAAGAGGCTGCCAACACAAAATGTTTTGAGCAGTTTGCTACAGAAAATAATGCTCCCAGagtgctctctgcttcttgaattGGGAGAGTCAAGTTGTTCAAAAATTATTCCTTTGCTGCAGAATCCTAGGGAGATCATTATGTCAGGATTATCTGAACAGTCTATATATTTCTACTGTGTGTCCTTCTTCAAAATTCAGTTGGGTGTAGAAGTCTTTAAGGATTTAAAGAAAAACGAACCATTGTTTACTTTATGCAGCAATCCTAGTATGTTGTGGATGATCTGTAGTTCTTTAATGTGGGGGCATTATTCGAGAGAGGAAGTAATCTCTTCCAGTGAATCAACATCAGCTATCCACACGATATTTATCATGAGTGCATTCAAATCAATATTTGGCTTGGGCTCATCTAAATACAAGAGGTTCAAATTAAAGACCCTGTGCACCTTGGCTGTAGAGGGAATGTGGAAACAGGTATATGTGTTTGACTCTGAGGACCTCAGGAGGAATAAGATATCTGAATCTGATAAGACAGTGtggctgaaaatgaaatttctgcAAATTCAAGGTAACAACATTATGTTTTACCATTCTACACTACAGTGGTACTTTGCTACCCTGTTCTATTTTCTCAAACAGGACAAAGACACATATCACCCAGTTATTGGAAGCCTACCTCAACTTTTAGGAGAAATATATGCTCATAAACAGAACCAATGGACCCATGCACAGACATTTTTCTTTGGAATTGCCACTAAACATGTGATCACTTTGCTTAAACCATGCTTTGGCAATATATCATTCAAAACAATAAGACAGGAAATCATTAGATACCTTAAAAGTCTCAGTCAACCAGAGTGTAATGAGAAACTGGTGCATCCCAAGAAGTTGTTCTTCTGTCTAATTGAAAACCAGGAGGAAAGATTTGTAAGTCAAGTGATGAATCTATTTGAAGAAATTACTGTTGATATTAGTGATAGTGATGATTTGGGAGCAGCTGAATACAGTCTGCTGCGAGCCTCAAAATTGAAAAACCTTCACCTGCATATACAAAAGAAAGTTTTTTCAGAAATCCATGATCCCGAATATGGTA AGAATAATGATGTGTTATCTCATTGCAGATTTTCAGCCATCAATTGGACTATGTTATCCATTCTTTTCTGTAACTTACATGTGTTGGATCTGGGCAGCTGTCATTTCAATAAAAAGGTCATAGAGGTCCTCTGTAATTCTTTGTCTCCAACTCCTAATATGCCTCTGACTGTTTTTAAGCTCCAAAGATTGTT GTGTTCCTTCATGACTAACTTTGGAGATGGTTCATTATTTTGCACATTTCTTCAGATACCACAACTGAAATACCTGAACCTGTATGGCACTGATCTCTCTAATGATGTGGTTGAGATGCTGTGCTCAGCTCTGAAATGTTCAACATGTCGAGTGGAGGAGCTGTT GTTGGGAAAATGTGACATATCAAGTGAGGCTTGTGGCATAATGGCAACTTTCCTTATCAACTCTAAGGTGAAACATCTCTCATTGGTTGAAAATCCCTTGAAGAACAAAGGAGTGATGTTTCTGTGTAAAATGCTGAAGGACCCAAGCTGTGTTCTGGAATCACTGAT GTTGTCTTACTGCTGTCTCACATTCATTGCCTGTGGACATCTCTATGAAGCTCTTTTAAGCAACAAACACCTCTCTCTCCTTGATCTGGGATCAAATTTCCTGGAAGATATTGGAGTGAACCTTCTGTGTGAAGCTTTGAAATATCCAAACTGCACCCTCAAGGAGTTATG GTTGCCTGGTTGCTATTTAACTTCAGAATGCTGTGAAGAGATCTCGGCTGTCCTGACTTGCAATAAAAATCTAAAGACCCTGAAACTTGGCAACAATAACATACAAGACACTGGTGTCAAACGGTTATGTGAAGCTCTGTGTCATCCTAAATGTAAAGTGCAGTgtcttgg GTTAGACATGTGTGAGCTCAGCAATGACTGTTGTGAAGACCTGGCATTGGCTCTTATCACTTGCAACACATTGAAGAGCTTAAATCTGGACTGGAATGCCTTGCATCACTCTGGGCTGGTGATGCTCTGTGAGGCTCTGAACCACaaaaagtgtaaactgaatatgCTTGG ACTGGACAAATCttcattttctgaggaatcacagaCATTTCTGCAAGctgtggaaaagaaaaataacaatctGAATGTTTTGCATTTTCCCTGGGTTGAAGATGAACTCAAAAAGAGGGGGGTTCGTCTGGTATGGAACAGCAAGAATTGA